A genomic region of Papaver somniferum cultivar HN1 chromosome 7, ASM357369v1, whole genome shotgun sequence contains the following coding sequences:
- the LOC113298515 gene encoding auxin response factor 4-like isoform X2 produces MEFDLNHDMKEGDNIVSYHGDYDKDGVAGGGGCSLSSSSSCCSSNSASSSIYLELWHACAGPLTSLPKKGSVVVYFPQGHLEQANFSPSLPCSENPSFGLQPQIFCRVVNVQLLANKENDEVYTQLTLFPQPESGDIDLGGKGHEEEVGVEEEGVGDLPSKSTPHMFCKTLTASDTSTHGGFSVPRRAAEDCFPPLDYKQQRPSQELVATDLHGVQWRFRHIYRGQPRRHLLTTGWSIFVSQKNLVSGDAVLFLRGENGELRLGIRRAGRPRNSIPNSILGDQITNLNILSPVANAVSTRSMFHVFHSPRANPAEFVIPYKKYLKSINHPAAVGMRFKMRFEMEDTAERRCSGLVTGVSDLDPYRWRDSKWRCLKVMWDDDLVGDHFDRISPWEIEPTSSAPVLSIPSAPRLKKLRTLESTSPDHPVSGGVEFLGFNESGRSSKVLQGQENLGLRSPFYVGDGKNQVVDFAMPNSTNRSLASSGFQEIGISDRFRAQPSTFTGFSGSSRFQVLQGQEIFPSLSVHGRTDFNQIGSDKSNPHSIMFNSYQRPYPNFYPLASTDVRAMLMPYTDKFKENPDFMTNSQREPMQSNLSSTQRSFSGFSAMTGDEICNSSNPNLVKEQRPVNSVSPPPVTETNLGSHSDELQDGTKVCKLFGFSLTGEVPTSNSPNSSKRSCTKVHKQGNLVGRAVDLSRLDSYTDLLSELEKLFNMEGLLSNPEKGWQIVYTDSENDMMVVGDDPWHEFCSIVSKIHIYTQEEVEKMTIGMISDDTQSCLEEAPPAVLDVSKSSSVGQLDSSPTITTN; encoded by the exons ATGGAATTTGATCTCAACCATGATATGAAGGAGGGGGATAACATTGTTAGTTATCATGGAGATTATGATAAAGATGGTGTTGCTGGTGGCGGTGGGTGCtctttgtcttcatcatcttcatgttGTTCTTCTAATTCAGCGTCTTCTTCAATCTATTTGGAATTGTGGCATGCTTGTGCTGGCCCTCTCACTTCCCTACCCAAGAAAGGGAGTGTCGTTGTCTACTTCCCACAAGGTCACTTGGAGCAGGCCAATTTCTCCCCATCCCTTCCATGCTCGGAGAATCCAAGCTTTGGCCTCCAGCCTCAGATCTTCTGCAGAGTTGTTAACGTGCAATTACTT GCCAACAAGGAGAATGATGAGGTCTACACACAGTTGACCTTGTTCCCTCAGCCAGAG TCGGGGGACATAGATTTAGGAGGGAAAGGACATGAAGAGGAAGTGGGAGTGGAGGAAGAAGGGGTTGGAGATTTACCGTCGAAATCGACTCCGCACATGTTCTGCAAAACCTTAACAGCTTCAGACACTAGTACTCATGGTGGTTTTTCTGTGCCTCGAAGAGCCGCAGAAGACTGTTTTCCGCCTTTA GATTACAAACAGCAAAGACCCTCTCAGGAGCTTGTGGCCACAGATTTGCACGGCGTGCAATGGAGGTTTCGGCATATTTACAGAG GTCAGCCACGTCGTCATCTACTTACTACTGGCTGGAGTATTTTTGTAAGCCAGAAGAATCTTGTCTCGGGAGATGCAGTTCTATTTCTGAG AGGAGAAAACGGAGAACTGAGGTTGGGAATTAGACGAGCTGGTCGACCTAGAAACAGTATTCCTAATTCAATTCTTGGAGACCAGATTACAAACCTCAATATTCTTTCTCCAGTGGCTAATGCAGTATCCACCAGGAGCATGTTTCATGTTTTTCACAGCCCCAG GGCCAATCCGGCAGAGTTTGTCATACCATACAAAAAGTATTTAAAAAGTATCAATCACCCTGCAGCTGTTGGGATGAGATTCAAGATGAGATTTGAGATGGAGGATACAGCAGAGAGGAG GTGCAGTGGTTTAGTGACTGGAGTTAGTGATTTGGACCCCTATAGGTGGCGTGATTCGAAATGGAGATGCTTAAAG GTCATGTGGGATGATGATCTTGTGGGCGATCATTTTGACCGAATTTCTCCATGGGAGATTGAACCCACCTCGTCTGCTCCAGTGCTGAGCATCCCGTCTGCTCCGAGGCTGAAGAAACTGCGGACATTGGAGTCAACATCGCCTGACCACCCTGTCTCAG GAGGTGTTGAGTTCTTGGGTTTCAATGAGTCTGGGAGATCCTCTAAGGTCTTGCAAGGTCAAGAAAATTTAGGTCTTAGGTCACCTTTCTATGTTGGTGACGGTAAAAACCAAGTAGTGGACTTCGCTATGCCCAACTCTACTAACAGAAGCCTCGCATCAAGTGGGTTTCAAGAGATTGGTATTAGTGATCGTTTCCGCGCGCAACCGAGTACTTTCACAGGCTTTTCGGGATCATCAAGATTCCAGGTCTTGCAAGGTCAAGAAATTTTCCCTTCCCTTTCTGTTCATGGAAGAACTGATTTCAACCAAATTGGTTCTGACAAGAGCAATCCACATTCTATAATGTTCAACTCTTACCAGAGACCATACCCAAATTTCTATCCTTTAGCTTCTACggatgttagagcaatgctcatgCCGTACACAGATAAATTCAAAGAAAATCCTGATTTTATGACAAATTCTCAGAGAGAGCCTATGCAATCCAACTTGTCTTCCACTCAGCGAAGTTTCTCGGGTTTCTCTGCTATGACTGGAGATGAAATCTGCAATTCAAGTAACCCAAATCTTGTGAAAGAACAGAGGCCAGTAAACAGTGTATCTCCTCCACCTGTTACAGAGACAAATCTAGGAAGTCATAGTGACGAACTTCAAGACGGGACTAAAGTTTGTAAACTCTTTGGGTTCTCACTGACAGGAGAAGTTCCAACCTCAAACTCGCCAAATTCTAGCAAGAGGAGCTGTACTAAG GTTCACAAACAAGGCAACCTGGTGGGAAGAGCTGTTGATCTCTCAAGATTGGATAGCTACACGGACCTGCTAAGTGAACTAGAAAAGTTATTTAACATGGAAGGCCTTCTAAGTAATCCCGAGAAAGGATGGCAAATTGTATATACAGATAGCGAGAATGATATGATGGTTGTTGGGGATGATCCTTGGCA TGAGTTCTGTAGCATCGTGTCCAAGATTCATATCTATACACAGGAGGAAGTAGAAAAGATGACAATCGGAATGATCAGTGATGACACTCAAAGTTGCTTAGAAGAGGCACCTCCAGCAGTATTGGATGTTTCTAAGTCTTCTTCAGTGGGCCAGCTAGATTCTTCGCCAACTATAACTACGAATTGA
- the LOC113298515 gene encoding auxin response factor 4-like isoform X3 has product MEFDLNHDMKEGDNIVSYHGDYDKDGVAGGGGCSLSSSSSCCSSNSASSSIYLELWHACAGPLTSLPKKGSVVVYFPQGHLEQANFSPSLPCSENPSFGLQPQIFCRVVNVQLLANKENDEVYTQLTLFPQPESGDIDLGGKGHEEEVGVEEEGVGDLPSKSTPHMFCKTLTASDTSTHGGFSVPRRAAEDCFPPLDYKQQRPSQELVATDLHGVQWRFRHIYRGQPRRHLLTTGWSIFVSQKNLVSGDAVLFLRGENGELRLGIRRAGRPRNSIPNSILGDQITNLNILSPVANAVSTRSMFHVFHSPRANPAEFVIPYKKYLKSINHPAAVGMRFKMRFEMEDTAERRCSGLVTGVSDLDPYRWRDSKWRCLKVMWDDDLVGDHFDRISPWEIEPTSSAPVLSIPSAPRLKKLRTLESTSPDHPVSGPGGVEFLGFNESGRSSKVLQGQENLGLRSPFYVGDGKNQVVDFAMPNSTNRSLASSGFQEIGISDRFRAQPSTFTGFSGSSRFQVLQGQEIFPSLSVHGRTDFNQIGSDKSNPHSIMFNSYQRPYPNFYPLASTDVRAMLMPYTDKFKENPDFMTNSQREPMQSNLSSTQRSFSGFSAMTGDEICNSSNPNLVKEQRPVNSVSPPPVTETNLGSHSDELQDGTKVCKLFGFSLTGEVPTSNSPNSSKRSCTKPE; this is encoded by the exons ATGGAATTTGATCTCAACCATGATATGAAGGAGGGGGATAACATTGTTAGTTATCATGGAGATTATGATAAAGATGGTGTTGCTGGTGGCGGTGGGTGCtctttgtcttcatcatcttcatgttGTTCTTCTAATTCAGCGTCTTCTTCAATCTATTTGGAATTGTGGCATGCTTGTGCTGGCCCTCTCACTTCCCTACCCAAGAAAGGGAGTGTCGTTGTCTACTTCCCACAAGGTCACTTGGAGCAGGCCAATTTCTCCCCATCCCTTCCATGCTCGGAGAATCCAAGCTTTGGCCTCCAGCCTCAGATCTTCTGCAGAGTTGTTAACGTGCAATTACTT GCCAACAAGGAGAATGATGAGGTCTACACACAGTTGACCTTGTTCCCTCAGCCAGAG TCGGGGGACATAGATTTAGGAGGGAAAGGACATGAAGAGGAAGTGGGAGTGGAGGAAGAAGGGGTTGGAGATTTACCGTCGAAATCGACTCCGCACATGTTCTGCAAAACCTTAACAGCTTCAGACACTAGTACTCATGGTGGTTTTTCTGTGCCTCGAAGAGCCGCAGAAGACTGTTTTCCGCCTTTA GATTACAAACAGCAAAGACCCTCTCAGGAGCTTGTGGCCACAGATTTGCACGGCGTGCAATGGAGGTTTCGGCATATTTACAGAG GTCAGCCACGTCGTCATCTACTTACTACTGGCTGGAGTATTTTTGTAAGCCAGAAGAATCTTGTCTCGGGAGATGCAGTTCTATTTCTGAG AGGAGAAAACGGAGAACTGAGGTTGGGAATTAGACGAGCTGGTCGACCTAGAAACAGTATTCCTAATTCAATTCTTGGAGACCAGATTACAAACCTCAATATTCTTTCTCCAGTGGCTAATGCAGTATCCACCAGGAGCATGTTTCATGTTTTTCACAGCCCCAG GGCCAATCCGGCAGAGTTTGTCATACCATACAAAAAGTATTTAAAAAGTATCAATCACCCTGCAGCTGTTGGGATGAGATTCAAGATGAGATTTGAGATGGAGGATACAGCAGAGAGGAG GTGCAGTGGTTTAGTGACTGGAGTTAGTGATTTGGACCCCTATAGGTGGCGTGATTCGAAATGGAGATGCTTAAAG GTCATGTGGGATGATGATCTTGTGGGCGATCATTTTGACCGAATTTCTCCATGGGAGATTGAACCCACCTCGTCTGCTCCAGTGCTGAGCATCCCGTCTGCTCCGAGGCTGAAGAAACTGCGGACATTGGAGTCAACATCGCCTGACCACCCTGTCTCAG GGCCAGGAGGTGTTGAGTTCTTGGGTTTCAATGAGTCTGGGAGATCCTCTAAGGTCTTGCAAGGTCAAGAAAATTTAGGTCTTAGGTCACCTTTCTATGTTGGTGACGGTAAAAACCAAGTAGTGGACTTCGCTATGCCCAACTCTACTAACAGAAGCCTCGCATCAAGTGGGTTTCAAGAGATTGGTATTAGTGATCGTTTCCGCGCGCAACCGAGTACTTTCACAGGCTTTTCGGGATCATCAAGATTCCAGGTCTTGCAAGGTCAAGAAATTTTCCCTTCCCTTTCTGTTCATGGAAGAACTGATTTCAACCAAATTGGTTCTGACAAGAGCAATCCACATTCTATAATGTTCAACTCTTACCAGAGACCATACCCAAATTTCTATCCTTTAGCTTCTACggatgttagagcaatgctcatgCCGTACACAGATAAATTCAAAGAAAATCCTGATTTTATGACAAATTCTCAGAGAGAGCCTATGCAATCCAACTTGTCTTCCACTCAGCGAAGTTTCTCGGGTTTCTCTGCTATGACTGGAGATGAAATCTGCAATTCAAGTAACCCAAATCTTGTGAAAGAACAGAGGCCAGTAAACAGTGTATCTCCTCCACCTGTTACAGAGACAAATCTAGGAAGTCATAGTGACGAACTTCAAGACGGGACTAAAGTTTGTAAACTCTTTGGGTTCTCACTGACAGGAGAAGTTCCAACCTCAAACTCGCCAAATTCTAGCAAGAGGAGCTGTACTAAG CCTGAGTGA
- the LOC113298515 gene encoding auxin response factor 4-like isoform X1 → MEFDLNHDMKEGDNIVSYHGDYDKDGVAGGGGCSLSSSSSCCSSNSASSSIYLELWHACAGPLTSLPKKGSVVVYFPQGHLEQANFSPSLPCSENPSFGLQPQIFCRVVNVQLLANKENDEVYTQLTLFPQPESGDIDLGGKGHEEEVGVEEEGVGDLPSKSTPHMFCKTLTASDTSTHGGFSVPRRAAEDCFPPLDYKQQRPSQELVATDLHGVQWRFRHIYRGQPRRHLLTTGWSIFVSQKNLVSGDAVLFLRGENGELRLGIRRAGRPRNSIPNSILGDQITNLNILSPVANAVSTRSMFHVFHSPRANPAEFVIPYKKYLKSINHPAAVGMRFKMRFEMEDTAERRCSGLVTGVSDLDPYRWRDSKWRCLKVMWDDDLVGDHFDRISPWEIEPTSSAPVLSIPSAPRLKKLRTLESTSPDHPVSGPGGVEFLGFNESGRSSKVLQGQENLGLRSPFYVGDGKNQVVDFAMPNSTNRSLASSGFQEIGISDRFRAQPSTFTGFSGSSRFQVLQGQEIFPSLSVHGRTDFNQIGSDKSNPHSIMFNSYQRPYPNFYPLASTDVRAMLMPYTDKFKENPDFMTNSQREPMQSNLSSTQRSFSGFSAMTGDEICNSSNPNLVKEQRPVNSVSPPPVTETNLGSHSDELQDGTKVCKLFGFSLTGEVPTSNSPNSSKRSCTKVHKQGNLVGRAVDLSRLDSYTDLLSELEKLFNMEGLLSNPEKGWQIVYTDSENDMMVVGDDPWHEFCSIVSKIHIYTQEEVEKMTIGMISDDTQSCLEEAPPAVLDVSKSSSVGQLDSSPTITTN, encoded by the exons ATGGAATTTGATCTCAACCATGATATGAAGGAGGGGGATAACATTGTTAGTTATCATGGAGATTATGATAAAGATGGTGTTGCTGGTGGCGGTGGGTGCtctttgtcttcatcatcttcatgttGTTCTTCTAATTCAGCGTCTTCTTCAATCTATTTGGAATTGTGGCATGCTTGTGCTGGCCCTCTCACTTCCCTACCCAAGAAAGGGAGTGTCGTTGTCTACTTCCCACAAGGTCACTTGGAGCAGGCCAATTTCTCCCCATCCCTTCCATGCTCGGAGAATCCAAGCTTTGGCCTCCAGCCTCAGATCTTCTGCAGAGTTGTTAACGTGCAATTACTT GCCAACAAGGAGAATGATGAGGTCTACACACAGTTGACCTTGTTCCCTCAGCCAGAG TCGGGGGACATAGATTTAGGAGGGAAAGGACATGAAGAGGAAGTGGGAGTGGAGGAAGAAGGGGTTGGAGATTTACCGTCGAAATCGACTCCGCACATGTTCTGCAAAACCTTAACAGCTTCAGACACTAGTACTCATGGTGGTTTTTCTGTGCCTCGAAGAGCCGCAGAAGACTGTTTTCCGCCTTTA GATTACAAACAGCAAAGACCCTCTCAGGAGCTTGTGGCCACAGATTTGCACGGCGTGCAATGGAGGTTTCGGCATATTTACAGAG GTCAGCCACGTCGTCATCTACTTACTACTGGCTGGAGTATTTTTGTAAGCCAGAAGAATCTTGTCTCGGGAGATGCAGTTCTATTTCTGAG AGGAGAAAACGGAGAACTGAGGTTGGGAATTAGACGAGCTGGTCGACCTAGAAACAGTATTCCTAATTCAATTCTTGGAGACCAGATTACAAACCTCAATATTCTTTCTCCAGTGGCTAATGCAGTATCCACCAGGAGCATGTTTCATGTTTTTCACAGCCCCAG GGCCAATCCGGCAGAGTTTGTCATACCATACAAAAAGTATTTAAAAAGTATCAATCACCCTGCAGCTGTTGGGATGAGATTCAAGATGAGATTTGAGATGGAGGATACAGCAGAGAGGAG GTGCAGTGGTTTAGTGACTGGAGTTAGTGATTTGGACCCCTATAGGTGGCGTGATTCGAAATGGAGATGCTTAAAG GTCATGTGGGATGATGATCTTGTGGGCGATCATTTTGACCGAATTTCTCCATGGGAGATTGAACCCACCTCGTCTGCTCCAGTGCTGAGCATCCCGTCTGCTCCGAGGCTGAAGAAACTGCGGACATTGGAGTCAACATCGCCTGACCACCCTGTCTCAG GGCCAGGAGGTGTTGAGTTCTTGGGTTTCAATGAGTCTGGGAGATCCTCTAAGGTCTTGCAAGGTCAAGAAAATTTAGGTCTTAGGTCACCTTTCTATGTTGGTGACGGTAAAAACCAAGTAGTGGACTTCGCTATGCCCAACTCTACTAACAGAAGCCTCGCATCAAGTGGGTTTCAAGAGATTGGTATTAGTGATCGTTTCCGCGCGCAACCGAGTACTTTCACAGGCTTTTCGGGATCATCAAGATTCCAGGTCTTGCAAGGTCAAGAAATTTTCCCTTCCCTTTCTGTTCATGGAAGAACTGATTTCAACCAAATTGGTTCTGACAAGAGCAATCCACATTCTATAATGTTCAACTCTTACCAGAGACCATACCCAAATTTCTATCCTTTAGCTTCTACggatgttagagcaatgctcatgCCGTACACAGATAAATTCAAAGAAAATCCTGATTTTATGACAAATTCTCAGAGAGAGCCTATGCAATCCAACTTGTCTTCCACTCAGCGAAGTTTCTCGGGTTTCTCTGCTATGACTGGAGATGAAATCTGCAATTCAAGTAACCCAAATCTTGTGAAAGAACAGAGGCCAGTAAACAGTGTATCTCCTCCACCTGTTACAGAGACAAATCTAGGAAGTCATAGTGACGAACTTCAAGACGGGACTAAAGTTTGTAAACTCTTTGGGTTCTCACTGACAGGAGAAGTTCCAACCTCAAACTCGCCAAATTCTAGCAAGAGGAGCTGTACTAAG GTTCACAAACAAGGCAACCTGGTGGGAAGAGCTGTTGATCTCTCAAGATTGGATAGCTACACGGACCTGCTAAGTGAACTAGAAAAGTTATTTAACATGGAAGGCCTTCTAAGTAATCCCGAGAAAGGATGGCAAATTGTATATACAGATAGCGAGAATGATATGATGGTTGTTGGGGATGATCCTTGGCA TGAGTTCTGTAGCATCGTGTCCAAGATTCATATCTATACACAGGAGGAAGTAGAAAAGATGACAATCGGAATGATCAGTGATGACACTCAAAGTTGCTTAGAAGAGGCACCTCCAGCAGTATTGGATGTTTCTAAGTCTTCTTCAGTGGGCCAGCTAGATTCTTCGCCAACTATAACTACGAATTGA